A DNA window from Acidimicrobiales bacterium contains the following coding sequences:
- a CDS encoding Fur family transcriptional regulator, giving the protein MYPSLLERLRDRGYRLTSQRRVVAEVLDGDHVHMTADEVLEAAVGRLPEISRATVYNTLRELTELGEVLELNLDGRSKRYDPNVTRAHHHLVCDGCGMVFDVQFEVEAPALAATETHGMKLGRAEIVHHGTCPTCTN; this is encoded by the coding sequence ATGTATCCGTCATTGCTGGAGCGTCTAAGGGACAGGGGCTATCGCCTCACGTCGCAGCGTCGCGTCGTGGCCGAGGTTCTCGACGGCGACCACGTTCACATGACGGCCGACGAAGTGCTCGAGGCGGCGGTGGGCAGGCTCCCCGAGATCAGCCGTGCGACGGTGTACAACACCTTGCGCGAGCTGACCGAGTTGGGAGAGGTCCTCGAGCTCAATCTCGACGGCCGCTCTAAGCGCTACGACCCCAACGTCACCCGCGCTCACCACCACCTGGTGTGTGACGGCTGCGGAATGGTGTTCGACGTGCAGTTCGAGGTCGAGGCTCCGGCGCTCGCGGCGACCGAAACCCACGGCATGAAGCTGGGCCGGGCCGAAATCGTTCACCACGGTACTTGCCCGACCTGCACCAACTAG
- a CDS encoding heterodisulfide reductase-related iron-sulfur binding cluster, producing MTGSSGPISYSPTDGLSYDPSDPVYWDPKGLAKEIERTFEICHGCRMCFKFCDSFPSLFSFIDDRHDGDVRKITEAETAQVMDECFQCKLCEVQCPYTVRDEHEYQLDFPKLVHRYKAQRTRENGTSFRDKVLGDPDRTAVAARASMGAANKLNSRSKLHRQFLEKVLGIHPDKELPEFARSTFEKWAQNEGLIHDNPSQGEAVLFQTCYVQHNEPEIGRDTVDVLRANSVDITCEKGLNCCGMPAWESGDLDTLRKKAKNNLDKLEPHVAAGKKVLAINPTCSMMLRNEYPDLVDEDDRDRAAKLAEQVMDPSEFLWSIRREERFNEDFKSTPGNVSYHAPCHLRAQAVGFKGRDLIRKIPGVTPSTTMECCGHDGTYAMKTEGYEVSIRIGKKAFDGMKAAADAEVWATDCPLAAIQFGQHAGRRPMHPMSILARAYRPDGFPTPVEKSEE from the coding sequence ATGACCGGATCAAGCGGACCAATCTCCTACTCGCCGACCGACGGCCTCTCCTATGACCCGTCCGATCCCGTCTACTGGGATCCAAAGGGTCTGGCCAAGGAAATCGAGCGGACGTTCGAGATCTGCCATGGCTGCCGCATGTGCTTCAAGTTCTGCGATTCGTTTCCCTCGCTGTTTTCGTTCATCGACGATCGTCACGACGGCGACGTGCGCAAGATCACCGAGGCCGAGACGGCCCAGGTCATGGACGAGTGCTTCCAGTGCAAGCTCTGCGAGGTGCAGTGCCCCTACACGGTGCGCGACGAGCACGAGTACCAGCTCGACTTCCCCAAGCTGGTTCACCGATACAAGGCCCAGCGCACCCGCGAGAACGGCACGAGCTTTCGCGACAAGGTGCTCGGCGACCCCGACCGCACCGCCGTGGCAGCCAGGGCCAGCATGGGCGCCGCCAACAAGCTCAACTCACGATCGAAGCTGCATCGTCAGTTCCTCGAGAAGGTCCTCGGCATCCACCCCGACAAGGAGCTTCCCGAGTTCGCCCGCAGCACGTTCGAGAAGTGGGCCCAGAACGAGGGGCTCATCCACGACAACCCCTCACAGGGCGAGGCCGTGCTGTTCCAGACGTGCTACGTGCAGCACAACGAACCCGAGATCGGCCGCGACACCGTCGATGTCTTGCGGGCCAACAGCGTCGACATCACCTGCGAGAAGGGGCTCAACTGCTGCGGCATGCCGGCTTGGGAATCGGGCGACCTCGACACCCTTCGCAAGAAGGCCAAGAACAACCTCGACAAGCTCGAGCCGCACGTGGCTGCGGGCAAGAAGGTCTTGGCCATCAACCCCACCTGCTCGATGATGCTGCGCAACGAATACCCCGACCTCGTCGACGAGGACGACCGCGACCGTGCGGCCAAGCTGGCAGAGCAGGTGATGGACCCTTCGGAGTTCCTGTGGTCGATCCGCCGCGAGGAACGCTTCAACGAAGACTTCAAATCGACACCGGGCAACGTCTCGTACCACGCCCCGTGCCACCTCAGGGCTCAGGCGGTCGGCTTCAAGGGCCGCGACCTGATCCGCAAGATTCCAGGCGTCACGCCCAGCACCACCATGGAGTGCTGTGGCCACGATGGCACCTATGCCATGAAGACCGAGGGCTACGAGGTCTCTATCCGCATCGGCAAGAAGGCCTTCGACGGGATGAAGGCCGCCGCCGATGCCGAGGTCTGGGCCACCGACTGTCCGCTGGCAGCCATCCAGTTCGGCCAACACGCCGGCCGACGGCCCATGCATCCCATGTCGATCCTGGCCCGCGCCTATCGCCCTGACGGTTTCCCCACCCCAGTCGAGAAATCAGAGGAGTGA
- a CDS encoding cyclic nucleotide-binding domain-containing protein, with protein sequence MSQTPDPLSLLPIFADLSKSDMKRVNKLMAETVVKAGRNLVTEGTVGREVFVIRDGKATVRKGSRVIATVGPGDVVGEGSLISGEPRSATVTADTDMTVEVLDRREFSSLLEEFPGIARKILAATMRHLHTVDPSVAH encoded by the coding sequence ATGAGCCAAACCCCTGACCCGCTTTCCCTGCTGCCGATTTTCGCCGACCTCTCGAAGTCGGACATGAAGCGCGTCAACAAACTGATGGCCGAGACGGTCGTCAAAGCCGGGCGCAACCTCGTCACCGAGGGCACCGTGGGACGTGAGGTGTTCGTGATCCGCGACGGCAAGGCGACGGTTCGCAAGGGGTCGCGTGTCATCGCCACCGTCGGTCCGGGCGATGTCGTCGGCGAAGGTTCACTGATCTCGGGCGAGCCCCGCAGCGCCACCGTCACCGCCGACACCGACATGACGGTCGAGGTGCTCGATCGGCGCGAGTTCTCGTCGCTGCTCGAGGAGTTCCCCGGCATCGCCCGAAAGATCCTCGCCGCCACGATGCGCCATCTCCACACCGTTGATCCTTCGGTGGCTCACTGA
- a CDS encoding DUF3501 family protein produces MTRLIERTDVVDYQTYEDTRDQARAHIFEVKRPRRVHLGEYLTFLFENKETLTYQVQEIIRAERIVREAAIVDEIEVYNQFLGDDGDLPCVLLIEIEEQFDRKPLLSRWLGLEKTLYVKLEDGTKVYASYDAAQVGDDRLSAVQYLTFGVNGQTPVAVGCDFEELAGEVQLSAEQREALASDLAA; encoded by the coding sequence ATGACCCGCCTCATCGAACGCACTGACGTCGTCGACTACCAAACCTACGAAGACACCCGCGACCAGGCCCGCGCCCACATTTTCGAGGTCAAGCGGCCACGCCGGGTGCACCTCGGCGAGTACCTGACTTTCCTGTTCGAAAACAAGGAGACCCTCACCTACCAGGTGCAGGAGATCATCCGGGCCGAACGCATCGTGCGCGAGGCCGCCATCGTCGACGAGATCGAGGTCTACAACCAGTTCCTCGGCGACGACGGTGATCTGCCCTGCGTGCTGCTCATCGAGATCGAAGAACAGTTCGACCGCAAGCCGCTGCTGAGCCGCTGGCTGGGCCTCGAGAAGACCCTGTACGTCAAGCTCGAAGACGGCACCAAGGTCTATGCGTCCTACGACGCGGCCCAGGTCGGCGACGATCGTCTGTCTGCTGTTCAGTACCTGACGTTCGGCGTCAACGGCCAAACACCCGTCGCAGTCGGCTGCGACTTCGAAGAGCTGGCCGGCGAGGTACAGCTGTCGGCCGAACAGCGCGAAGCGCTGGCCTCCGATCTGGCTGCGTGA
- a CDS encoding rubrerythrin family protein: protein MSLQGTKTHQNLKDAFAGESQANRRYLYFAKIADVEGYPEVAGNFRETAEGETGHAHGHLDYLKSVGDPATDEPMGDTVANLKSAVAGETHEYTEMYPGMAKAAREEGFDEIADWFETLAKAEKSHAGRFQEMLESIS from the coding sequence ATGAGCCTCCAGGGCACGAAGACCCACCAGAACCTCAAGGACGCGTTTGCCGGCGAATCGCAGGCCAACCGTCGCTACCTCTACTTCGCGAAGATCGCCGACGTCGAGGGTTACCCCGAGGTCGCCGGCAACTTCCGCGAGACCGCTGAGGGCGAGACCGGCCACGCTCATGGCCACCTCGACTATCTCAAGTCGGTCGGCGACCCCGCCACCGACGAGCCGATGGGCGACACCGTCGCCAACCTCAAGTCGGCCGTAGCCGGCGAGACCCACGAGTACACCGAGATGTACCCGGGCATGGCCAAGGCCGCTCGCGAAGAGGGCTTCGACGAGATCGCCGACTGGTTCGAGACCCTCGCCAAGGCCGAAAAGAGCCACGCCGGCCGCTTCCAGGAGATGCTCGAGTCGATCAGCTGA